In Humulus lupulus chromosome 7, drHumLupu1.1, whole genome shotgun sequence, the following are encoded in one genomic region:
- the LOC133792674 gene encoding pentatricopeptide repeat-containing protein At1g08070, chloroplastic-like: MRPRFWYLESSDLVELSFSGPSSSGGLDYAVSVFRRIENPNPFMCFNLLKSLSDSPNPLDAISLFAHVLTRLEDWKGVEFSLPSVIKSCGRSHGLEEGKQVHGLVLKTHFVFDPYVANSMIRMYLEVGEVECARQLFDKMPERDVVSWNSMINGYLRIGKIELAREFFDKMPKRDLISYNAMIDGYGKSGKCELAEEIFGMTSCKDVKTWTSMISAYVFNHQPQKALDMFREMLSVGVKPDGPTLVSVLSAIADLGFVDEGKWIHTYISTNMIQVSFGFIGSALIDMYAKCGHIENAYEVFRRVSHNRNIGDWNCMISGLAIHGLGDEALKIFSDMEKMGIEPDEITFLGLLNACSHSGLVDEGQFFFKLMQQKYNIVPKLQHYGCIIDLLSRAGHFENALRILQNMPVEPDILAWKAILSASTKHGKVEIGEHAALRAIELAPEDSSSYVLLSNVYAKMGRWDDVAKVRLVMKQKRVGKVPGCSSILVKGKVHNFLAGMAMDEKCTDEVLSKIDEMASRLRLEGYKPALTQVLLDVEDEGKASLLSLHSEKMALAFGFANIKTDAPIHIVKNLRVCCDCHAFIKLVSKVYNRRIVVRDQNRFHHFENGFCSCKEYW; the protein is encoded by the exons ATGAGGCCAAGGTTCTGGTACTTGGAGAGCTCGGATTTGGTGGAGCTGAG CTTCTCCGGTCCCTCCTCCTCCGGTGGCCTAGACTACGCCGTTTCGGTCTTCCGTCGAATCGAAAATCCCAACCCCTTCATGTGTTTCAATCTCCTGAAGTCCCTTTCCGATAGTCCAAACCCACTGGATGCCATTTCTCTCTTTGCCCATGTGCTTACTCGTTTGGAAGATTGGAAAGGAGTTGAGTTTTCTCTGCCTTCTGTGATCAAATCTTGCGGCAGATCCCACGGTTTGGAGGAGGGGAAGCAAGTTCATGGCTTGGTATTGAAAACCCATTTCGTTTTTGATCCATACGTGGCAAATTCGATGATCCGAATGTACTTGGAGGTTGGGGAAGTGGAATGTGCAAGGCAGCTGTTTGATAAAATGCCTGAGAGAGATGTAGTTTCTTGGAACTCTATGATTAATGGATATTTGAGGATTGGAAAGATTGAGTTGGCTCGAGAGTTTTTTGATAAGATGCCCAAAAGGGACTTGATTTCTTATAATGCAATGATTGATGGATATGGGAAGAGTGGAAAGTGTGAACTTGCTGAGGAAATATTTGGAATGACAAGTTGTAAAGATGTTAAAACTTGGACATCAATGATTTCAGCTTATGTGTTTAACCATCAACCGCAGAAAGCTTTAGATATGTTTAGGGAAATGTTGAGTGTAGGAGTTAAACCTGATGGTCCTACTCTAGTTAGCGTTCTCTCAGCCATTGCTGACTTGGGTTTTGTGGATGAAGGGAAATggatacatacatacatatcgaCTAACATGATTCAGGTGAGTTTTGGGTTTATTGGATCTGCTCTTATAGACATGTATGCTAAATGTGGGCATATAGAAAATGCTTACGAAGTGTTCAGAAGAGTATCTCATAATAGAAATATTGGAGATTGGAATTGTATGATCTCTGGCCTTGCAATCCATGGCCTTGGTGATGAAGCTCTTAAGATCTTTTCCGACATGGAAAAGATGGGCATTGAACCTGATGAGATCACTTTCTTAGGACTTCTGAATGCTTGTAGTCATAGTGGATTAGTTGATGAGGGCCAATTCTTCTTCAAACTCATGCAACAGAAATACAATATTGTTCCAAAGCTTCAACACTATGGCTGCATTATCGATCTCTTAAGTAGAGCAGGGCATTTTGAAAATGCACTTAGAATTTTACAGAACATGCCTGTCGAGCCAGACATTTTAGCTTGGAAGGCCATCCTCAGTGCAAGCACGAAGCATGGAAAAGTAGAAATTGGAGAACATGCTGCTCTTCGAGcaatagagttggcaccagaaGATTCAAGTAGTTATGTTCTACTCTCAAATGTTTATGCTAAGATGGGGAGATGGGATGATGTAGCCAAAGTTAGGTTGGTTATGAAACAGAAAAGAGTTGGAAAGGTTCCGGGATGTAGTTCAATCCTTGTCAAAGGGAAAGTTCATAATTTTCTTGCTGGAATGGCAATGGATGAGAAATGTACTGATGAAGTTCTTTCCAAGATAGATGAAATGGCTTCTCGGTTGAGGTTGGAAGGCTACAAGCCTGCCCTGACTCAAGTTCTCTTAGATGTCGAAGATGAAGGAAAAGCGAGCTTGCTTAGTCTCCATAGTGAAAAGATGGCACTGGCATTTGGATTTGCAAACATAAAAACCGACGCCCCCATCCACATAGTGAAGAACTTGCGCGTTTGTTGTGATTGTCACGCCTTCATCAAGCTTGTTTCCAAGGTTTACAATCGTCGAATCGTTGTAAGAGACCAAAATCGTTTTCATCACTTTGAGAATGGCTTCTGTTCTTGCAAAGAATATTGGTAA
- the LOC133790169 gene encoding uncharacterized protein LOC133790169 has translation MIAVTAVALVVGAMVSAYYKALKPPSPKLCGSPNGPPITSPRVKLKDGRHLAYREDGVPKKKAKYKIIVVHGFGSSKEQRLSAPKDLVEELGIYFLHFDRAGYGESDPYPSRSVKSEAFDIEQLADKLNIDKFYVLGSSLGGYPIWSCLKYIPHRLLGAALVVPFVNLWWPCLPANIARESFEVLPKQYQHTYRVARYAPWLLYWWMTSKWFSHLRIQSQLNTLVFTQKDLEIEKKLQEVYFGQEKIEQQGAYDSVFRDLMVTYGKWEFDPLDIANPFPNNEGSVHFWQGYQDKIIPYKIGRFLSEKLPWMKYHEVADGGHMFFFEPPMCASMLKAFLLN, from the exons ATGATTGCAGTAACGGCAGTGGCGTTGGTAGTAGGTGCAATGGTTAGTGCTTATTACAAAGCCCTAAAGCCACCTTCCCCAAAGCTATGTGGGTCACCCAATGGTCCACCAATCACTTCTCCAAGAGTCAAACTCAAAGATGGCAGGCATTTGGCTTACAGAGAAGATGGTGTTCCAAAGAAAAAAGCCAAATACAAAATCATTGTGGTTCATGGCTTTGGCAGCTCCAAAGAACAGAGATTATCTGCCCCTAAa gaCCTTGTTGAGGAGCTTGGGATATATTTCTTGCATTTTGACAGAGCTGGTTATGGAGAAAGCGATCCATATCCATCTCGTTCGGTAAAGAGTGAAGCATTTGATATTGAACAACTTGCTGACAAGTTGAACATAGACAAATTTTATGTTCTTGGAAGCTCACTTGGAGGCTATCCCATTTGGAGTTGCCTCAAATACATACCACATAG ATTATTAGGAGCTGCACTTGTGGTTCCTTTTGTGAACTTATGGTGGCCTTGTTTGCCTGCAAATATAGCTCGAGAGTCATTTGAGGTGTTGCCTAAAcaatatcaacatacatataggGTTGCTCGTTATGCACCTTGGCTCTTATATTGGTGGATGACTAGCAAATGGTTCTCTCACTTAAGAATACAATCTCAACTCAATACCCTAGTCTTCACCCAAAAGGATTTAGAGATTGAAAAGAAGTTGCAAGAGGTTTATTTTGGTCAG GAGAAGATTGAACAACAAGGTGCTTATGATTCGGTTTTTCGAGACTTGATGGTGACTTATGGAAAATGGGAGTTTGATCCATTAGATATTGCCAATCCATTTCCCAACAATGAGGGTTCTGTCCACTTTTGGCAAGGTTATCAAGATAAGATCATTCCTTACAAAATTGGCCGATTTCTATCTGAGAAACTGCCATGGATGAAATATCATGAGGTTGCTGATGGAGGCCATATGTTTTTCTTTGAGCCCCCTATGTGTGCATCTATGTTGAAGGCTTTTTTGCTTAATTGA